From Candidatus Bathyarchaeota archaeon, one genomic window encodes:
- a CDS encoding ABC transporter ATP-binding protein: MDYAVEASSLTKQFGQIRALDGISFHIRPGEIFGLIGPNGAGKTTTIRMVCTLIKPTSGTINIYDYDAVKQPEKTRSIISYLPEESGAYPNLTGWEYLNFMAKLQAKQGTNIKDIVNEAAEICGLGDRLKDKAKTYSKGMKRRLLVARALMTKPKLAVLDEPASGLDVMHAYHVREIVKQYVKQHGVTVLLSSHNMLEVEYLCNRVVLINKGHLVVEGEPKQLKAQYKCENLEEVFMKVVGVA, encoded by the coding sequence TTGGATTACGCTGTTGAAGCATCTTCTCTGACTAAGCAGTTTGGGCAAATACGTGCCCTTGACGGCATAAGCTTTCACATCCGACCAGGCGAGATCTTTGGTTTAATCGGACCTAACGGGGCAGGTAAAACCACAACTATACGTATGGTCTGCACGTTAATCAAACCTACCTCGGGAACCATAAACATCTACGATTACGATGCAGTGAAGCAGCCAGAGAAAACCCGCTCAATCATAAGTTACCTTCCAGAAGAATCAGGCGCGTACCCTAACCTCACAGGCTGGGAATACCTTAACTTCATGGCGAAACTGCAAGCAAAGCAGGGCACAAACATAAAAGACATCGTCAACGAGGCTGCTGAAATCTGCGGGCTAGGCGACCGATTAAAGGATAAAGCTAAAACCTACAGTAAAGGCATGAAAAGGCGTCTCCTCGTTGCAAGGGCACTTATGACTAAGCCCAAGCTAGCGGTGCTTGATGAACCCGCAAGCGGCCTCGACGTTATGCACGCGTATCATGTGCGAGAAATCGTTAAGCAGTACGTGAAACAGCACGGCGTTACAGTCCTACTCAGTAGTCACAACATGCTTGAAGTAGAATATCTCTGCAACCGTGTGGTACTTATCAACAAGGGGCATTTGGTCGTGGAAGGCGAACCCAAACAACTCAAAGCGCAATATAAGTGTGAGAACCTTGAAGAGGTTTTCATGAAGGTGGTTGGCGTTGCTTAA
- a CDS encoding hydrogenase iron-sulfur subunit — protein MAQIRAALETNPEDKILAILCNWCSYAGADLAGISRCDYPASVRAIRVMCSGRVAREFVLEALRLGAGAVLIGACHLPYDCHYISGNYKMKERTDALKAMLTKLGMSPERFRVEYVSAAEGIHYAEVIKEIDSQRKALGKERIQAENAKLKPILENMLKRR, from the coding sequence TTGGCTCAAATCCGCGCTGCACTGGAAACTAATCCTGAAGACAAAATCCTCGCCATACTTTGTAACTGGTGTAGCTATGCAGGTGCAGACCTTGCAGGCATCAGCCGATGCGATTACCCTGCAAGCGTCCGCGCAATCCGCGTGATGTGCAGTGGAAGAGTTGCCCGCGAATTCGTGCTGGAAGCGCTGCGGTTGGGTGCAGGTGCGGTGTTGATTGGTGCATGTCATTTGCCCTATGACTGTCACTACATAAGCGGTAATTACAAGATGAAAGAGAGAACCGACGCGCTTAAAGCCATGCTGACCAAGCTAGGTATGAGTCCAGAGCGGTTCCGAGTGGAATACGTTTCAGCCGCGGAAGGCATCCATTACGCTGAAGTTATCAAAGAAATCGACAGCCAACGTAAGGCATTGGGCAAAGAGCGGATTCAAGCTGAAAACGCAAAACTAAAGCCAATCCTTGAAAACATGCTTAAACGCAGGTAA
- a CDS encoding ABC transporter permease: protein MLKGFTTILVKELKELMRDPKILVGMIVLPLIMFPVLGLVLGYAAETAQSEALRATLLVVDNDNGAWSSIFVNYMNSSGLNVALINNTSPQQVVDQGLLAQYNSTTFAVIPQGFSENLTRHASGETNITGTINVYGVFNAGGGIFSGIGGSTVGALVSGFNRAVAPDLVVTSQSSIIKGQIQEGVDASVLSGLMLSQSIALPITIMIMLTYAMQIAATSVAMEKEEKTLETLLTVPVDRFAILMGKVSSTIIVAGVASITVLIGYNYMLGSISMGITSSVGGSVDLVALGLVPSVAGYALLGVSLFFTLLSALALAVVMSAFSENVRGAQALVGYIYPLIFLPAMALIYLDLNSLPTALQAVFYAIPYSHPIIASKAVIAGNYLTVVLGIVYVAAFTVVIMYIASRLFATEKILTAKLMFGKKGAKKQQTNE from the coding sequence TTGCTTAAGGGTTTCACGACTATTCTTGTTAAAGAACTCAAAGAGTTGATGCGTGACCCCAAAATCCTAGTAGGCATGATTGTCCTGCCCCTGATTATGTTTCCAGTTTTGGGGTTGGTGCTGGGTTACGCCGCTGAAACCGCCCAGTCCGAAGCGCTCCGAGCCACGCTTCTGGTAGTGGACAACGACAACGGTGCATGGAGCAGCATCTTTGTAAACTACATGAACAGCAGCGGCTTAAACGTAGCCTTGATAAATAACACGTCGCCACAGCAAGTCGTCGACCAAGGCTTACTAGCACAATACAACAGCACCACCTTCGCTGTCATACCGCAAGGCTTCAGTGAAAACCTAACCAGGCACGCCTCAGGTGAAACCAACATAACAGGCACAATAAACGTTTATGGAGTTTTCAACGCTGGCGGCGGCATATTTAGCGGCATCGGTGGCTCCACAGTGGGCGCTTTAGTTTCTGGTTTCAATCGCGCGGTTGCGCCCGATTTAGTGGTTACTTCACAATCCAGCATCATAAAAGGCCAAATCCAAGAAGGCGTAGATGCAAGCGTCCTCTCAGGCTTGATGCTGTCGCAGTCGATTGCGTTGCCGATTACGATTATGATTATGCTGACTTATGCAATGCAGATTGCAGCCACAAGCGTCGCCATGGAGAAAGAAGAAAAAACCCTTGAAACCCTCCTCACAGTGCCAGTGGATCGATTCGCCATATTGATGGGCAAAGTCTCAAGCACCATCATCGTCGCAGGCGTCGCCTCAATCACGGTGCTCATAGGCTACAATTACATGTTGGGCTCCATTTCGATGGGGATCACGAGTAGCGTGGGCGGAAGCGTTGACCTCGTCGCGTTGGGTCTTGTGCCCTCCGTTGCAGGTTACGCTCTGCTGGGCGTAAGCCTCTTTTTCACGTTGCTCTCGGCTTTGGCACTGGCGGTTGTGATGTCCGCATTTAGCGAGAACGTTCGCGGCGCACAGGCATTGGTTGGCTACATATACCCGTTGATTTTCTTGCCCGCGATGGCGCTGATTTACCTTGACTTAAACTCGCTTCCGACGGCGTTGCAGGCGGTTTTCTACGCGATTCCCTACAGTCACCCCATCATCGCTTCCAAAGCAGTCATAGCAGGCAACTACCTCACCGTAGTCCTAGGCATAGTCTACGTGGCCGCCTTCACCGTGGTAATAATGTACATTGCTTCCAGACTGTTCGCAACTGAGAAGATCCTTACAGCTAAGCTTATGTTTGGCAAGAAAGGCGC